Proteins from one Malania oleifera isolate guangnan ecotype guangnan chromosome 4, ASM2987363v1, whole genome shotgun sequence genomic window:
- the LOC131153513 gene encoding uncharacterized protein LOC131153513, which produces MAEESHQPERRLSKRRRLGHKKHGKAKKKLKMIQGSGEKIKIDKRMRKLFRKRARDYNSDDDDESVVETREVNASFLNKKTVVERKSSEGEDAHDAGEEDGENGHDTGEENGDSGDEENEMQPGITKFTEGCRAFRTAFKKIIKASVSDDSLGPVLSGHKKLIAEKLAEEEAEQKVKGNAKKERQLVGEMGHVKPANFLDSHEKFLIGVATKGVVKLFNAVNKAQNAQKGLNPSRSKDVKVMRKEAFFSELGKTSSKFTESSTKNHKSTGSKTDGEGPGWAPLRDNYMLTNSKLKDWDKMQDTTVEDDTGGMQADSSSDDND; this is translated from the exons ATGGCTGAAGAGTCCCATCAGCCAGAAAGAAGGTTATCTAAGAGGAGGAGGTTAGGTCATAAAAAGCATGGGAAGgcaaaaaagaaattaaaaatgattcaGGGCTCTGGTGAGAAGATTAAAATAGACAAGAGAATGAGGAAACTTTTTCGCAAGAGGGCAAGAGACTACAAttcagatgatgatgatgagtCTGTTGTTGAAACTAGAGAAGTAAATGCAAGTTTTTTAAACAAAAAGACTGTCGTAGAAAGGAAATCTTCTGAAGGAGAGGATGCTCATGATGCTGGTGAAGAAGATGGAGAGAATGGTCATGATACTGGGGAAGAAAATGGGGATTCCGGAGATGAGGAGAATGAAATGCAACCTGGAATTACAAAATTCACAGAAGGATGCAGAGCATTCAGGACGGCattcaagaaaatcataaaagCGAGTGTTTCTGACGATTCATTG GGTCCAGTGCTATCAGGGCATAAGAAGCTAATTGCAGAGAAACTTGctgaagaagaagctgaacagAAAGTCAAGGGGAACGCAAAAAAGGAAAGACAATTG GTGGGAGAGATGGGGCATGTGAAACCTGCCAATTTCTTGGATTCACATGAAAAGTTCCTTATTGGTGTTGCTACGAAAGGAG TGGTCAAGTTATTTAATGCT GTGAACAAGGCACAAAATGCTCAAAAAGGATTAAATCCTTCGAGGTCTAAAGATGTGAAAG TGATGAGGAAAGAAGCCTTCTTTTCAGAATTGGGAAAGACATCATCAAAATTTACTGAATCTTCCACTAAG AACCATAAGTCAACAGGCTCAAAAACAGATGGCGAGGGTCCTGGTTGGGCTCCATTGCGTGATAATTACATGCTAACAAATTCTAAGTTGAAGGATTGGGACAAGATGCAG GACACGACAGTGGAAGATGACACTGGAGGTATGCAAGCGGACAGTTCCTCTGATGATAATGATTGA